In one Lolium rigidum isolate FL_2022 chromosome 3, APGP_CSIRO_Lrig_0.1, whole genome shotgun sequence genomic region, the following are encoded:
- the LOC124698132 gene encoding uncharacterized protein At5g01610-like — protein sequence MDEIMNKMGSYWLGQKANKEMSSAGNDLESLSTSVGDGAKWLVNKMKGKMQKPLAELLKEHDLPVGLFPREATNYEFDPETRRLTVHIPAVCEVGYRDGSELRFDTMVAGTLDKGSLAAVEGLKAKVLVWARVTAVKADAAKVYFAVGINKSRSREAYEVVRGAITVDKF from the exons ATGGATGAGATCATGAACAAGATGGGCTCCTACTGGTTGGGGCAGAAGGCCAACAAGGAGATGTCGTCGGCCGGCAACGACCTCGAG TCGCTCTCGACCAGCGTCGGGGACGGGGCGAAATGGCTGGTGAACAAGATGAAAGGCAAGATGCAGAAGCCGCTGGCGGAGCTGCTCAAGGAGCACGACCTGCCGGTAGGGCTGTTCCCGCGGGAGGCAACCAACTACGAGTTCGACCCGGAGACGCGGCGCCTGACGGTGCACATCCCGGCCGTTTGCGAGGTCGGCTACAGGGACGGCTCCGAGCTGCGCTTcgacaccatggtggccggcacgCTGGAcaagggcagcctggcggcggtggagggcctCAAGGCCAAGGTGCTCGTCTGGGCCAGGGTCACCGCCGTCAAGGCTGACGCCGCCAAGGTCTACTTCGCCGTGGGCATCAACAAGTCGCGCAGCCGCGAGGCCTACGAGGTCGTCAGGGGCGCCATCACCGTCGACAAGTTCTAG